In Micromonospora sp. WMMD980, the following are encoded in one genomic region:
- a CDS encoding pentapeptide repeat-containing protein — MTLYEEAVTFLESEGWSVPGESRSEVIRARRAAYADNSEHMTVWCPTVPDADDLHRREASLLQRFGEEARTPGAKFLLVESTQGLSTDFRRLAKHEFNVDIRVPIQFFDARFKWDDSPTSAMAGTAAQQLSRDGEAAARGRTPQPFQAVGTGQVGTDLLAELAHRFDAERGWDRPIVLVTAPAGFGKSVLFQSLFATLYANFQKAKKQLRRAYRPLPLLPDYAALASAPALGPMVDALLQTEVARPVKQPTFQWMLTRGFASWLLDGLDEVIAQDPDFFEYIREIVARPDNPTTPRILLCVRDSLLSSNQALRDFLAVAHEYVEEFRLLPWQPQSIRTFARIRLQDDDRRLLDILDAKPQLMRLCGTPYYAELLAERVALGQTDGIPDDYSEMNLVDDAVDAIMDREYKKEQLQESMVTRLDLLDIISDVAVAELENDNRGVPVHDIGELAEFVLPHDLSDAERERCTDAICRLPVFRAASERQRVRFAQDVIFEHQIGIRAARYFAVNPVRFAQLLDCRPFPPDSFAIRVLCARIRELAAGEELLNRLASATVTPTAFRNMLQVLLGLPDCDRLLPHAPLERQNLSGLTFADLSLVGVSFRGANLESTRFQHCDMTGCDLSDATLHGTRFDACLPTLAEADFGQLTGFVSAEIDDRPAIEDVADFVRLLGVDGRRERPFVGPCPTALQLRFLFLKFVRPDGHYRRDSLDEKGLLSGRRVVDPGSVLTGAVRAGFLTAIPKRRRYERTHSQLYADMVGFAQNLRVTPAIRSLLEDTCRVDGCAHVVQENATAARD; from the coding sequence ATGACGCTCTACGAGGAGGCCGTGACGTTCCTGGAGTCGGAGGGGTGGTCGGTTCCCGGGGAGAGCCGCAGCGAGGTCATCCGGGCCCGGCGGGCCGCGTACGCGGACAACAGCGAGCACATGACGGTCTGGTGCCCGACCGTCCCGGACGCCGACGACCTGCACCGGCGCGAGGCGAGCCTGCTGCAACGCTTCGGCGAGGAGGCTCGTACGCCGGGGGCGAAGTTCCTGCTGGTCGAGTCCACCCAGGGCCTGTCCACGGATTTCCGCCGGCTCGCCAAGCACGAGTTCAACGTCGACATCCGGGTCCCGATCCAGTTCTTCGACGCCCGGTTCAAGTGGGACGACTCGCCGACCTCGGCGATGGCCGGCACCGCCGCGCAGCAGCTCAGTCGCGACGGGGAGGCCGCCGCCCGCGGGCGTACCCCGCAGCCGTTCCAGGCGGTCGGCACCGGGCAGGTCGGCACCGACCTGCTGGCCGAGCTGGCCCACCGGTTCGACGCCGAACGCGGCTGGGATCGGCCGATCGTGTTGGTCACCGCGCCCGCCGGGTTCGGCAAGAGCGTCCTGTTCCAGTCCCTGTTCGCGACGCTCTACGCCAACTTCCAGAAGGCGAAGAAGCAACTCCGGCGGGCCTACCGGCCGCTGCCGCTGCTGCCGGACTACGCGGCGCTGGCCAGCGCGCCGGCGCTGGGCCCGATGGTCGACGCGCTGTTGCAGACCGAGGTGGCCCGCCCGGTCAAGCAGCCCACCTTCCAGTGGATGCTCACCCGGGGGTTCGCGAGCTGGCTGCTGGACGGGCTGGACGAGGTCATCGCCCAGGACCCGGACTTCTTCGAGTACATCCGCGAGATCGTGGCCCGGCCGGACAATCCGACCACCCCGCGCATCCTGCTCTGCGTGCGGGATTCGCTGCTCAGCTCCAACCAGGCGCTGCGGGACTTCCTGGCGGTGGCGCACGAGTACGTCGAGGAGTTCCGGCTGCTGCCCTGGCAGCCGCAGTCGATCCGGACGTTCGCCCGGATCCGGCTCCAGGACGACGACCGACGACTGCTCGACATCCTGGACGCGAAGCCGCAACTGATGCGCCTCTGTGGCACGCCCTACTACGCGGAGCTGCTGGCCGAACGGGTCGCGCTCGGCCAGACCGACGGCATCCCCGACGACTACTCGGAGATGAACCTGGTCGACGACGCGGTGGACGCGATCATGGACCGGGAGTACAAGAAGGAGCAGTTGCAGGAGAGCATGGTCACCCGGCTGGACCTGCTGGACATCATCAGCGACGTCGCCGTGGCCGAGCTGGAGAACGACAACCGCGGCGTGCCCGTGCACGACATCGGGGAACTCGCCGAGTTCGTGCTCCCGCACGACCTCTCCGACGCCGAGCGCGAGCGGTGCACCGACGCGATCTGCCGGCTGCCGGTGTTCCGCGCCGCCTCGGAACGCCAGCGGGTCCGCTTCGCCCAGGACGTCATCTTCGAGCACCAGATCGGCATCCGGGCCGCCCGCTACTTCGCGGTCAACCCGGTGCGGTTCGCGCAGTTGCTGGACTGCCGGCCCTTCCCGCCGGACTCGTTCGCCATCCGGGTGCTCTGCGCCCGGATCCGGGAACTCGCCGCCGGTGAGGAGTTGCTGAACCGGCTGGCCAGCGCGACCGTCACGCCCACCGCGTTCCGCAACATGCTCCAGGTGCTGCTCGGGCTGCCCGACTGCGACCGGCTGCTGCCGCACGCGCCGCTGGAGCGGCAGAACCTGTCCGGCCTGACGTTCGCCGACCTGTCGCTGGTCGGGGTCAGCTTCCGGGGCGCGAACCTGGAGTCGACCCGGTTCCAGCACTGCGACATGACCGGGTGCGACCTGTCCGACGCCACGTTGCACGGCACCCGCTTCGACGCCTGCCTGCCGACGCTCGCCGAGGCCGACTTCGGGCAGCTCACCGGGTTCGTCTCGGCCGAGATCGACGACCGGCCGGCGATCGAGGACGTGGCCGACTTCGTCCGCCTGCTGGGCGTGGACGGCCGCCGGGAACGACCCTTCGTCGGGCCCTGCCCGACCGCCCTGCAACTGCGCTTCCTGTTCCTGAAGTTCGTCCGACCCGACGGGCACTACCGACGGGACTCGCTCGACGAGAAGGGGCTGCTGTCGGGGCGCCGCGTCGTCGACCCGGGCTCGGTGCTCACCGGCGCGGTGCGGGCCGGTTTCCTCACCGCCATCCCGAAGCGCCGCCGGTACGAGCGCACGCACAGCCAGCTCTACGCGGACATGGTGGGCTTCGCCCAGAACCTGCGGGTGACGCCGGCCATCCGGTCGCTGCTGGAGGACACCTGCCGGGTCGACGGGTGCGCGCACGTGGTGCAGGAGAACGCCACCGCGGCCAGGGACTGA
- a CDS encoding NERD domain-containing protein, protein MARFYPKHPRTNATRGERVVFERLRALNDSWCVLHNLSYVDVGQPRLRIGEADFVLLHPRHGLLIMEVKDGAYRVTGRQWFARRRGDDVPLTDPFDQAVRNRYALAGWLRRSTGIRHVPAGHCVVFTDGRPSGNLGPNAPDTIVLTAASLEHAPVLVERVMAHWDQRGWSSRADFDLALAALAPTAVVARTLKYDVDLAADDLDRRTRRQIQLTDRQLEVLAATSGRQASLVLGAAGTGKTLLAQERARELAARGLRVAVIGQQRDLRLEIRRQLRVPGVSSGDPEDVLCDLFGAERLGGYEGEPLWATVLSLVEAYGRPLDCLIVDEAQSHDEDLLVALRDLVRPDGSVVLFADPYQRDRTGSWRPGGGFNEFWLTENCRNTLPIAKLVARVAGMLHGPVEGPAGRRPRLADGATDIVATCVDAVLEVLKDLPATQAVLVTATRTHHAAIRRLLAEHGVRTSGGLRGDGLAVCTVRQFHGCEAPAVVYADDGDEDWTTSYIAVSRACAYLHVVGRPDRWEPVRFLMEDAR, encoded by the coding sequence GTGGCGCGCTTCTACCCGAAGCACCCGCGAACGAACGCCACACGCGGCGAGCGGGTCGTCTTCGAACGACTCCGAGCGCTGAACGACTCGTGGTGCGTGCTGCACAACCTGTCGTACGTCGACGTCGGCCAGCCGCGCCTGCGGATCGGCGAGGCCGACTTCGTCCTGCTCCACCCCCGGCACGGGCTGCTGATCATGGAGGTGAAGGACGGCGCCTACCGGGTGACCGGCCGGCAGTGGTTCGCGCGCCGACGCGGCGACGACGTCCCGCTCACCGACCCGTTCGACCAGGCTGTCCGCAACCGGTACGCGCTGGCCGGCTGGCTGCGCCGCAGCACCGGCATCCGGCACGTGCCGGCCGGGCACTGCGTCGTCTTCACCGACGGGCGGCCGTCGGGCAACCTCGGCCCGAACGCCCCGGACACGATAGTGCTGACCGCGGCCTCGCTGGAACACGCGCCGGTCCTGGTCGAGCGCGTGATGGCCCACTGGGACCAACGCGGCTGGAGCAGCCGGGCCGACTTCGACCTGGCGCTCGCCGCGCTGGCGCCGACCGCCGTGGTCGCGCGCACCCTCAAGTACGACGTCGACCTCGCCGCCGACGACCTGGACCGTCGGACCCGCCGTCAGATCCAGCTCACCGACCGGCAGTTGGAGGTGCTGGCCGCCACCTCCGGCAGGCAGGCGTCGCTGGTGCTCGGCGCGGCCGGGACCGGCAAGACGCTGCTGGCCCAGGAACGGGCCCGGGAACTGGCCGCCCGGGGGCTGCGGGTGGCGGTGATCGGCCAGCAGCGCGACCTGCGCCTGGAGATCCGGCGACAGCTGCGGGTGCCCGGAGTCAGCTCCGGTGACCCGGAGGACGTGCTGTGCGACCTGTTCGGCGCGGAGCGGCTCGGCGGCTACGAGGGCGAGCCGCTGTGGGCCACGGTGCTGAGCCTCGTCGAGGCGTACGGCCGGCCGCTGGACTGCCTCATCGTGGACGAGGCGCAGAGCCACGACGAGGACCTGCTGGTCGCGCTGCGCGACCTGGTCCGGCCCGACGGCTCGGTGGTGCTGTTCGCCGACCCCTACCAGCGGGACCGGACCGGCAGTTGGCGTCCCGGCGGCGGCTTCAACGAGTTCTGGCTGACCGAGAACTGCCGTAACACGCTGCCCATCGCCAAGCTGGTGGCGCGGGTGGCCGGGATGCTGCACGGCCCGGTCGAGGGGCCGGCCGGCCGCCGGCCCCGCCTGGCCGACGGCGCCACCGACATCGTGGCGACCTGCGTCGACGCGGTGCTGGAGGTGCTGAAGGACCTGCCGGCGACGCAGGCGGTGCTGGTGACCGCCACCCGCACCCACCACGCCGCCATCCGGCGGCTGCTCGCCGAGCACGGCGTGCGGACCAGCGGCGGGCTGCGCGGCGACGGGCTGGCGGTCTGCACCGTACGCCAGTTCCACGGGTGCGAGGCGCCGGCCGTGGTGTACGCCGACGACGGCGACGAGGACTGGACGACCAGCTACATCGCGGTCAGCCGGGCCTGCGCCTACCTGCACGTCGTCGGCCGCCCGGACCGGTGGGAGCCCGTTCGATTCCTGATGGAGGATGCGCGATGA
- a CDS encoding NYN domain-containing protein — MPVGSKGVLLVDWDNLSSAVIKRGHLAERGIVDALWRDATTRCGGHLHYKHMAAVRFDGTISTAMAEHLIDADVVVSLKEQADIHLTVLAMDYLHQGCGHFVLVTGDQDFIPLIRRLLRDGCQVTVVYGDPDRLSPQFRGILTLPGLDSLCIDDIYALRKLPPSTCRDVIGLLELQRRGFILGGRETGERTALLAGWRILDNEDESRYWALVESVGRKVTRTDAAARDRSGFSPRSMTRTYLDIDPERFTDLVAVDFVLRRLAARAKGYTLAQLRTGPLQTDDGPRLHRVLDALTGVGLVRKGADDTYAVTTEDLALGYLEPLWRVHAALAVECYRRQRRTIPYRNLTGLLNASGVGQGPDRRAAGRINQVVRYAAAAGVVDAVAVDGERHAIAVDSPLTRTIETAYHELYREFADRAPSPVPESQVLEFMTVRDRTRAEPVFGYDSRDRHRILRVLAQSRALTWRDEKVTVPRTRWGDSGSSSA, encoded by the coding sequence ATGCCGGTCGGAAGCAAGGGTGTCCTGCTCGTCGACTGGGACAATCTCAGCAGCGCGGTCATCAAGCGTGGTCATCTGGCCGAGCGGGGCATCGTCGACGCGCTGTGGCGCGACGCGACCACGAGGTGCGGCGGCCACCTGCACTACAAGCACATGGCCGCGGTGCGGTTCGACGGCACCATCAGCACCGCCATGGCCGAGCACCTGATCGACGCCGACGTGGTGGTCAGCCTCAAGGAGCAGGCCGACATCCACCTGACCGTGCTGGCGATGGACTACCTGCACCAGGGCTGCGGCCACTTCGTCCTGGTCACCGGCGACCAGGACTTCATCCCGCTGATCCGCCGGCTGCTGCGCGACGGCTGCCAGGTGACAGTGGTCTACGGCGACCCGGACCGGCTCTCCCCCCAGTTCCGGGGCATCCTCACCCTGCCCGGGCTGGACTCGCTCTGCATCGACGACATCTACGCCCTGCGGAAGCTGCCGCCGTCCACCTGCCGCGACGTGATCGGCCTGCTCGAACTGCAACGCCGGGGCTTCATCCTGGGCGGCCGGGAGACCGGTGAGCGCACGGCGCTGCTGGCCGGCTGGCGGATCCTGGACAACGAGGACGAGAGCCGCTACTGGGCGCTCGTGGAATCCGTCGGACGCAAGGTCACCCGCACCGACGCGGCGGCCCGCGACAGGTCCGGGTTCTCGCCGCGCAGCATGACCCGCACCTACCTCGACATCGACCCGGAGCGGTTCACCGACCTCGTGGCCGTCGACTTCGTGCTGCGGCGGCTCGCCGCCCGGGCGAAGGGCTACACCCTCGCCCAGTTGCGCACCGGGCCGCTGCAGACCGACGACGGGCCCCGGCTGCACCGGGTGCTCGACGCGCTCACCGGCGTGGGGCTGGTGCGCAAGGGCGCCGACGACACCTACGCGGTGACCACGGAGGACCTGGCCCTGGGCTATCTGGAGCCGTTGTGGCGGGTGCACGCGGCGCTGGCCGTGGAGTGCTACCGGCGGCAGCGGCGCACCATCCCCTACCGGAACCTCACCGGGCTGCTCAACGCCAGCGGTGTCGGCCAGGGGCCGGACCGCCGGGCCGCCGGGCGGATCAACCAGGTCGTCCGGTACGCCGCCGCGGCCGGTGTGGTCGACGCCGTCGCGGTCGACGGCGAGCGCCACGCGATCGCCGTCGACTCGCCGCTGACCCGGACGATCGAGACCGCCTACCACGAGCTGTACCGCGAGTTCGCCGACCGCGCCCCGAGTCCGGTGCCGGAGAGCCAGGTCCTGGAGTTCATGACCGTGCGGGACCGGACCCGGGCCGAGCCGGTGTTCGGCTACGACTCCCGCGACCGGCACCGGATCCTGCGCGTGCTCGCCCAGTCCCGGGCGCTGACCTGGCGCGACGAGAAGGTCACCGTGCCCCGGACGCGCTGGGGCGACTCCGGCTCGTCGTCCGCCTAG
- a CDS encoding AAA family ATPase, protein MLSDVRSGAHRGVVVDSPPGAGKSTLVVRAGAEIAATGDPLMIVAQTNEQVDDLIDRLARRAPELRIGRLSAADYRPTERVAGHATVRVAAKVADLGGPAVTIATAAKLATLTEGTWPWAIVDEAYQMRADALLRVAGRFERALFVGDPGQLDPFSTVETARWTGLTWDPMQSAVATLLRHNPELPVHRLPVSWRLPASAAPVVSAAFYPFTGFRAGTGPADRALTFTELGPGDGYDASVELAAATGWALHELPARHTVRTDAEAATACAELALRVLRRGAVAVSEAAPGGAPVTADRIAVGAAHRDQVAAIRSRLGAAGAGITVDTANRLQGREYDVTIVLHPLSGRRDATAFHLESGRLCVLASRHRHACVVVARAGIGELLDAYPSTERVHLDVPVKFPDGWEANQTVLTHLDTHRA, encoded by the coding sequence GTGCTGAGCGATGTGCGCTCCGGTGCCCACCGGGGCGTGGTGGTCGACTCGCCGCCCGGCGCCGGCAAGAGCACGCTCGTCGTCCGCGCCGGCGCGGAGATCGCCGCCACCGGTGACCCGCTGATGATCGTGGCGCAGACCAACGAGCAGGTCGACGACCTGATCGACCGGCTCGCCCGCAGGGCGCCCGAGCTGCGCATCGGCCGGCTCTCGGCGGCCGACTACCGGCCCACCGAGCGGGTCGCGGGTCACGCGACGGTCCGGGTCGCCGCGAAGGTCGCCGACCTGGGCGGGCCGGCCGTCACCATCGCCACGGCGGCCAAGTTGGCCACCCTCACCGAGGGCACCTGGCCGTGGGCGATCGTCGACGAGGCGTACCAGATGCGCGCCGACGCGCTGCTGCGCGTGGCCGGGCGGTTCGAGCGGGCGCTGTTCGTCGGCGACCCCGGGCAGCTCGACCCGTTCTCCACCGTCGAGACCGCCCGCTGGACCGGCCTGACCTGGGATCCGATGCAGTCGGCGGTGGCCACGCTGCTGCGGCACAACCCGGAGCTGCCGGTGCACCGGCTGCCGGTGTCGTGGCGGCTGCCCGCCTCCGCCGCCCCGGTGGTCTCCGCCGCGTTCTACCCGTTCACCGGGTTCCGCGCCGGCACCGGGCCGGCCGACCGGGCGCTCACGTTCACCGAGCTGGGCCCGGGCGACGGCTACGACGCCTCGGTCGAGCTGGCCGCCGCCACCGGTTGGGCGTTGCACGAGCTGCCCGCCCGGCACACCGTGCGTACCGACGCCGAGGCCGCCACCGCCTGCGCGGAGCTGGCCCTGCGGGTGTTGCGGCGCGGCGCGGTAGCGGTCAGCGAGGCCGCGCCCGGCGGCGCGCCGGTCACCGCGGACCGGATCGCCGTCGGCGCCGCCCACCGCGACCAGGTCGCGGCCATCCGTTCCCGGCTGGGCGCGGCCGGGGCGGGCATCACCGTGGACACCGCCAACCGGCTCCAGGGCCGGGAGTACGACGTGACGATCGTGCTGCACCCGCTCTCCGGCCGGCGCGACGCCACCGCCTTCCACCTGGAGTCGGGGCGGCTGTGCGTGCTGGCGTCGCGGCACCGGCACGCCTGCGTGGTGGTGGCCCGGGCCGGCATCGGCGAGCTGCTCGACGCCTACCCGTCGACCGAGCGGGTGCACCTGGACGTGCCGGTGAAGTTCCCGGACGGCTGGGAGGCCAACCAGACCGTCCTCACCCACCTCGACACGCATCGGGCCTGA